Proteins encoded together in one bacterium window:
- a CDS encoding right-handed parallel beta-helix repeat-containing protein, giving the protein MRNPFFLLTQMTLARDYYISCSGSDHNPGTPKRPFATLERARDAIRKYKQEKGLPPDGFTVYLGAGDYPLQRCFRLDERDSGKKNATITYTAQAGTEVRLIGGVRIDPKRFIPVTSQEIRKRFDAGVRDKILEVDLAGLGITHYGEHRQFGHGLPVVNAPLELYIDHQIMTLARYPNHGGIAIGEVIDPGSVPRIGDYSDRGGIFLYTDDRHARWSKNEDIWLQGAFKYGFADDKIKVQSIDTLTRRVTLTKPHMYGIGSGENFNQYVAMNLLEELDSPGEWYLDRATGLLYLYPPGDLSQALIEVSMLEEPLLSLINVSNVIISGLTVEVTRGLGIYMEDGENNLIAGCTVRNTGTTGILIGQGARQTFPHATADDYEGIPVSEAVGSFQGHYYHNTVWDRKCGKNNGVLSCDVYNNGAGGIVIGGGSKKELIPGGNFVSNCRIHDFQLRNKAQWAGINVDGCGNLIRHNEIYNADLQGIFVRGNDHLFEYNHIHHVAMNSNDASAWYLGRDPSDRGNIIRYNFIHHVGRTDRRWIMGVYFDDASCEALVEGNIFFQAATYGTVYSNGGQDLVVRNNLFIDNNYGPALLMKSMWWDFALDQWDYFFGERGIYRIRLTHCLDIKKPPYSTRYPNLINWLDLKEDGITYEGMYPARNLMENNVLYNYEESFRLVGIHAQFEFKNNYLTKKDPGFVDANNMNFQLKDDSIVYQRIPGFQKIPFERIGLYADAYRKNLESK; this is encoded by the coding sequence TTGCGTAATCCTTTTTTTCTGCTGACTCAGATGACTCTGGCGCGCGATTACTATATCTCGTGCAGCGGCAGCGACCATAATCCGGGCACCCCCAAAAGACCGTTCGCCACACTGGAGCGCGCCCGCGATGCGATCAGAAAATACAAGCAGGAAAAAGGCCTTCCACCGGACGGTTTTACCGTTTATCTCGGTGCCGGCGATTATCCCCTGCAAAGATGTTTTCGACTGGACGAGCGGGATTCCGGTAAAAAAAACGCGACCATCACCTATACGGCTCAAGCAGGGACCGAGGTGCGGTTGATCGGCGGCGTGCGTATCGATCCAAAGCGATTTATTCCGGTCACGTCACAGGAAATTCGAAAGCGGTTCGATGCCGGAGTTCGCGACAAAATCCTGGAAGTCGACCTGGCCGGCCTCGGCATCACCCACTACGGCGAGCACCGGCAGTTCGGGCATGGCCTGCCGGTGGTCAATGCGCCGCTGGAGCTGTACATCGATCATCAGATTATGACGCTGGCGAGATATCCCAACCACGGCGGCATCGCCATCGGAGAGGTGATCGATCCCGGTTCTGTTCCGCGCATCGGCGACTATAGCGACCGCGGTGGAATTTTTCTCTACACCGACGACCGACATGCCCGCTGGTCCAAGAATGAAGACATCTGGCTGCAAGGCGCCTTCAAGTACGGGTTTGCCGACGACAAGATCAAAGTGCAATCCATCGACACCCTCACCCGGCGCGTCACTCTGACCAAGCCGCACATGTATGGCATCGGCAGCGGTGAAAATTTCAACCAATACGTGGCCATGAACCTGCTCGAAGAACTCGACAGCCCCGGCGAATGGTATCTCGACCGTGCCACCGGGCTGCTCTACCTCTACCCTCCAGGGGATCTGTCGCAGGCGCTCATCGAAGTCTCCATGCTCGAGGAACCTTTGCTCAGCTTGATCAACGTATCGAACGTAATCATCAGCGGCCTGACCGTTGAAGTCACTCGAGGCCTGGGCATCTATATGGAGGATGGGGAGAACAATCTGATCGCCGGCTGTACGGTGCGTAACACCGGCACCACCGGCATCCTCATCGGTCAGGGCGCGCGCCAGACTTTTCCCCATGCCACGGCGGACGATTATGAGGGGATTCCGGTCTCCGAAGCAGTCGGCAGTTTTCAGGGCCATTATTATCACAACACCGTGTGGGATAGAAAGTGCGGTAAAAATAACGGCGTACTCAGCTGCGACGTGTATAACAACGGCGCGGGCGGCATCGTCATCGGCGGCGGCAGCAAAAAAGAATTAATCCCGGGCGGCAATTTCGTCAGCAACTGCCGGATCCATGATTTCCAGCTGCGCAACAAAGCCCAGTGGGCGGGCATCAATGTGGACGGCTGCGGCAACCTGATCCGCCACAACGAAATCTATAATGCCGATCTCCAGGGCATCTTTGTGCGCGGCAACGACCATCTCTTCGAGTACAATCACATCCATCACGTGGCCATGAACTCCAACGACGCTTCCGCCTGGTACCTGGGCAGAGACCCCAGCGACCGCGGCAACATCATCCGCTACAATTTTATCCACCATGTCGGCCGCACCGACCGGCGTTGGATCATGGGCGTCTACTTTGACGACGCCTCCTGCGAGGCGCTGGTGGAAGGAAACATCTTCTTTCAGGCCGCCACCTACGGCACTGTGTACAGCAACGGCGGCCAGGATCTTGTGGTGCGCAACAACCTTTTCATCGACAACAACTATGGCCCGGCGCTGCTGATGAAATCCATGTGGTGGGATTTCGCCCTCGATCAATGGGACTATTTTTTCGGCGAACGCGGCATCTATCGCATCCGCCTGACCCACTGCCTCGACATCAAAAAACCGCCCTACAGCACGCGCTATCCGAACCTGATAAACTGGCTTGACCTGAAAGAGGATGGAATAACCTATGAAGGCATGTATCCGGCGCGGAATCTGATGGAGAACAATGTGCTGTACAATTACGAAGAGTCCTTCCGCCTGGTCGGTATCCACGCGCAGTTCGAGTTCAAAAACAACTATCTGACGAAAAAAGATCCGGGCTTTGTCGACGCCAACAACATGAACTTTCAATTAAAGGACGATTCCATCGT